One Chanodichthys erythropterus isolate Z2021 chromosome 22, ASM2448905v1, whole genome shotgun sequence DNA window includes the following coding sequences:
- the slc31a2 gene encoding probable low affinity copper uptake protein 2, which translates to MNMHFEGSSNVTLLFNFWDVHGPAGMVLSVFVVLLLTMLYELLKVWKITVGKQKHSSVTHPSAPVTYSPEQSCFTPVMRCQEGSSALASSPSEISLAPTETTTATADTTATSEKSWLLHCLQTVIHILQVTLGYMLMLCVMSYNVWIFLGVIIGSVLGYFFTFPLLKHI; encoded by the exons ATGAAT ATGCACTTTGAAGGATCCAGCAACGTCACGCTGTTGTTTAATTTCTGGGATGTGCATGGGCCTGCAG GGATGGTGCTGTCGGTCTTTGTAGTTCTGCTGCTCACGATGCTCTACGAGCTTCTGAAAGTGTGGAAGATCACTGTGGGAAAACAGAAGCACTCCTCCGTTACACATCCATCCGCTCCAGTGACATACTCTCCTGAACAGTCGTGTTTCACCCCCGTCATGAGGTGTCAAGAGGGAAGCTCTGCTCTGGCCAGCAGCCCCTCTGAGATCTCATTAGCTCCCACAGAGACTACTACAGCCACTGCTGACACCACTGCCACTTCTGAGAAGAG CTGGCTTCTGCACTGCCTCCAGACCGTCATACACATCCTGCAGGTGACGCTAGGCTACATGCTAATGCTTTGCGTCATGTCCTACAACGTGTGGATCTTCCTGGGGGTCATCATAGGATCCGTCTTGGGCTACTTTTTTACTTTTCCTCTCCTGAAACACATTTGA